From a single Triplophysa rosa linkage group LG1, Trosa_1v2, whole genome shotgun sequence genomic region:
- the si:ch211-107p11.3 gene encoding GT1 domain-containing protein isoform X2 codes for MAKQRAAYFTPAELQIIIEGYEEVKHLLKTKGNTVAASKVRQDGWRKIAAKLNAFCPMGPKRTWQQVKVKYKNIIQSANRRKAAMKKVTLGEVTTKEEYVAAEELPPENDMDGPVIESIVGGCCSDPGDVASYSSYVKVTEHELTLLPPPTISEDEQAESEPVEDVKVLYKKYLQVEISSRRQEMAYRALKMRKVEKEIELLDRKLEADP; via the exons ATGGCTAAACAGCGTGCTGCTTACTTTACTCCTGCTGAGCTGCAAATTATAATAGAAGGATATGAAGAAGTGAAACATTTACTAAAAACCAAAGGTAATACTGTAGCTGCTTCAAAAGTCCGACAAGATGGGTGGCGTAAAATTGCTGCTAAATTAAATGC GTTCTGTCCTATGGGACCTAAAAGGACATGGCAGCAAGTGAAGGTGAAATACAAGAACATCATCCAAAGCG CAAACAGGAGAAAAGCTGCAATGAAGAAGGTAACGTTAGGAGAAGTGACAACAAAAGAGGAGTACGTAGCTGCAGAGGAGCTGCCCCCTGAGAATGACATGGATGGCCCTGTCATCGAGAGTATAGTTGGAGGCTGCTGCTCTGATCCAGGAGATGTGGCCAGCTACAGCAGTTATGTCAAAG TGACTGAACATGAATTGACACTGCTTCCGCCACCTACAATATCAGAGGACGAGCAAGCGGAGTCT GAACCTGTGGAGGATGTTAAGGTTCTATACAAGAAGTATCTACAAGTAGAGATCTCCAGCAGGAGGCAAGAAATGGCATACAGGGCTTTAAAAATGCGAAAAGTAGAGAAGGAGATAGAATTATTGGACAGAAAATTGGAA GCTGATCCGTGA
- the si:ch211-107p11.3 gene encoding GT1 domain-containing protein isoform X1, whose amino-acid sequence MAKQRAAYFTPAELQIIIEGYEEVKHLLKTKGNTVAASKVRQDGWRKIAAKLNAFCPMGPKRTWQQVKVKYKNIIQSANRRKAAMKKVTLGEVTTKEEYVAAEELPPENDMDGPVIESIVGGCCSDPGDVASYSSYVKVTEHELTLLPPPTISEDEQAESEPVEDVKVLYKKYLQVEISSRRQEMAYRALKMRKVEKEIELLDRKLEVSVIF is encoded by the exons ATGGCTAAACAGCGTGCTGCTTACTTTACTCCTGCTGAGCTGCAAATTATAATAGAAGGATATGAAGAAGTGAAACATTTACTAAAAACCAAAGGTAATACTGTAGCTGCTTCAAAAGTCCGACAAGATGGGTGGCGTAAAATTGCTGCTAAATTAAATGC GTTCTGTCCTATGGGACCTAAAAGGACATGGCAGCAAGTGAAGGTGAAATACAAGAACATCATCCAAAGCG CAAACAGGAGAAAAGCTGCAATGAAGAAGGTAACGTTAGGAGAAGTGACAACAAAAGAGGAGTACGTAGCTGCAGAGGAGCTGCCCCCTGAGAATGACATGGATGGCCCTGTCATCGAGAGTATAGTTGGAGGCTGCTGCTCTGATCCAGGAGATGTGGCCAGCTACAGCAGTTATGTCAAAG TGACTGAACATGAATTGACACTGCTTCCGCCACCTACAATATCAGAGGACGAGCAAGCGGAGTCT GAACCTGTGGAGGATGTTAAGGTTCTATACAAGAAGTATCTACAAGTAGAGATCTCCAGCAGGAGGCAAGAAATGGCATACAGGGCTTTAAAAATGCGAAAAGTAGAGAAGGAGATAGAATTATTGGACAGAAAATTGGAAGTAAGTGTGATATTCTGA